One Cryobacterium psychrophilum DNA segment encodes these proteins:
- the modA gene encoding molybdate ABC transporter substrate-binding protein has protein sequence MRARLVLAATLIVALAGCASTPVARPSGTNDLHGSVIVFAAASLTAPFTLMKAAFEAEHPGTTITLNFAGSSDLVTQIIEGAPADVFASADTRNMARLTEVSLADAPVDFASNTLTIVVPPGNPGGIESFDDLARTGVSTVVCAPQVPCGAAAVAVEAATGVALTPVSEEFSVTDVLGKVSSRAADAGLVYVTDALAAGSAVEGIAFPESAGIVNTYPIAALTDSRNPALAAAFAVWVASAPAQKILRVAGFGRP, from the coding sequence ATGAGAGCGCGCCTGGTCCTTGCTGCCACGCTGATCGTGGCCCTCGCCGGCTGCGCGAGTACGCCGGTTGCCCGGCCGTCCGGCACGAACGACCTTCACGGATCGGTCATCGTGTTCGCCGCGGCCTCGCTCACGGCCCCCTTCACCCTGATGAAGGCCGCCTTCGAAGCCGAGCACCCCGGAACGACGATCACCCTCAACTTCGCGGGTTCCTCCGACCTGGTCACCCAGATCATCGAGGGCGCACCGGCCGACGTTTTCGCCTCCGCTGACACCAGGAATATGGCCAGGCTGACGGAGGTGTCCCTCGCCGACGCCCCCGTTGACTTCGCCTCGAACACCCTCACCATCGTCGTGCCGCCGGGAAATCCGGGTGGCATTGAATCGTTCGACGATCTCGCTCGAACCGGAGTGTCGACCGTGGTCTGCGCCCCGCAGGTGCCGTGCGGAGCGGCCGCCGTCGCCGTCGAGGCGGCGACGGGCGTCGCGCTCACACCGGTCAGCGAGGAATTCTCCGTGACCGACGTGCTCGGCAAGGTGAGCTCACGTGCAGCGGATGCCGGCCTCGTCTACGTCACGGACGCCTTGGCCGCGGGGAGCGCCGTCGAGGGCATCGCGTTCCCGGAGTCCGCCGGAATCGTGAACACCTACCCGATTGCGGCCCTTACCGATTCGCGCAACCCGGCTCTCGCGGCGGCCTTTGCCGTCTGGGTCGCGAGCGCGCCCGCCCAGAAGATTCTGCGGGTGGCCGGCTTTGGCCGCCCCTGA
- a CDS encoding ABC transporter permease, whose product MAVAAVGSVFVVLPLVAMVTRVNWGSFLELVTSESSIAALLLSLRTSSIATVLCVLVGVPMALSLARTRFPGQGLLRPLVLLPLVLPPVVGGIALLYTFGRRGLLGETFEVLGIQIAFSTTAVVLAQTFVALPYLVLSLEGGLRAVGTRYEAVAATLGAAPTTVLRRVTLPLVLPAIVSGAVLSFARALGEFGATLTFAGSLQGVTRTLPLEIYLQREIDPDAAVALSLVLVVVAVLVVGFAHRGANPATGFLRRAA is encoded by the coding sequence ATGGCCGTTGCCGCCGTCGGTTCGGTGTTTGTGGTGCTTCCGCTCGTGGCGATGGTCACCCGGGTCAACTGGGGCAGTTTCCTCGAACTCGTCACGAGCGAGTCATCCATTGCCGCGCTGCTGCTGAGCCTGCGCACATCCAGCATCGCCACCGTGCTCTGCGTGCTCGTGGGCGTGCCGATGGCCCTCTCCCTGGCTCGAACGCGGTTCCCGGGGCAAGGCCTGCTGCGCCCGCTCGTTCTCCTGCCGCTCGTTCTGCCGCCGGTTGTCGGCGGAATCGCCCTGCTGTATACGTTCGGGCGCCGCGGACTGCTCGGCGAGACCTTCGAGGTGCTCGGGATCCAGATCGCGTTCTCCACGACGGCCGTCGTGCTCGCGCAGACCTTTGTGGCCCTCCCGTACCTTGTGCTGAGTCTGGAAGGCGGACTCCGCGCCGTCGGAACGCGATACGAAGCCGTCGCCGCCACCCTCGGAGCGGCGCCGACCACGGTGCTGCGCCGGGTCACTTTGCCGCTGGTCCTGCCCGCCATCGTCTCCGGCGCGGTCTTGTCGTTCGCCCGGGCGCTCGGAGAATTCGGCGCGACGCTCACCTTCGCCGGAAGCCTGCAGGGAGTCACCCGAACGCTGCCCCTGGAGATCTACTTGCAGCGGGAAATCGACCCCGATGCCGCCGTGGCCCTCTCGCTCGTGCTCGTCGTGGTGGCCGTGCTCGTGGTGGGCTTTGCACACCGCGGCGCGAACCCGGCCACCGGTTTTCTGCGCAGGGCCGCCTGA
- the mobA gene encoding molybdenum cofactor guanylyltransferase, which produces MNDAPSVDLIVLAGGRGSRLGGAVKPAVEVAGRTLLSRVLDAREFVRHTVIVGPPAAHAAAGDAQALWALEDPPFGGPVAGISAGLDALDPSNPPDWFLLLACDLPWAADAARTLLATLADPTLSPAVEGLHLIDAEGHAQWLTAAYRNDALRPAMHRLGARARGASMRQLVGSLALHGILDHTGAATDVDTWQDVSESAARLTSATDSAGRTAE; this is translated from the coding sequence ATGAACGACGCACCCAGCGTCGACCTGATCGTGCTCGCGGGCGGACGCGGCAGCAGACTCGGTGGAGCGGTGAAGCCCGCGGTCGAGGTTGCGGGCCGTACGCTGCTCTCTCGGGTGCTCGACGCGCGCGAGTTCGTGCGACATACCGTGATCGTGGGTCCCCCGGCCGCTCACGCCGCGGCCGGCGACGCCCAGGCGCTCTGGGCGCTCGAAGATCCGCCTTTTGGCGGCCCCGTGGCGGGTATCTCGGCGGGCCTTGACGCACTCGACCCCTCGAATCCTCCCGACTGGTTCCTCCTGCTCGCCTGCGATCTGCCCTGGGCAGCGGATGCCGCCCGCACGCTGCTGGCGACCCTGGCCGACCCTACGCTCTCGCCCGCCGTTGAGGGCCTGCACCTCATCGATGCCGAGGGCCACGCCCAGTGGCTCACGGCAGCGTATCGGAACGACGCCCTGCGCCCGGCCATGCACCGCCTGGGTGCACGGGCGCGGGGGGCCAGCATGCGCCAGCTGGTGGGTTCACTCGCGCTTCACGGCATCCTTGATCACACCGGGGCGGCAACCGACGTGGACACATGGCAGGATGTTTCGGAGAGCGCCGCGCGGTTGACCAGCGCGACCGACAGCGCAGGGAGAACCGCAGAATGA
- a CDS encoding sulfate/molybdate ABC transporter ATP-binding protein — MMLHLSARMPERGLDVRLHVERGETVAILGPNGAGKSTLLGVLAGLVRPETGRAALAGRALFRLGSESADDQHGHASREFAAPGGSRTGRPQDTWLPPHARGVALLAQDALLFPHLSSAANVAFGPRSAGATRREAQARALHWLGEVDATDLAARRPARLSGGQAQRVAVARALAAEPQLLLLDEPLAALDVAAAPVLRRMLRRVLADQTVLIVTHDVLDALTLADRVVVMHEGRIIEQGPTRDVLERPRTRFTADLAALNLITGTNTHAGVVMDADATVILPCPSGAPADMPAGSRVGVAVRPANVLVSLTEPRGPNLTVLPALVRDLEPRGDVVRVRSDGLFADLTPRVIADLDLGPGIRAYFSFAAVDAVTYPL, encoded by the coding sequence CTGATGCTGCACCTCAGTGCACGGATGCCCGAGCGCGGCCTCGACGTGCGACTGCACGTTGAGCGCGGCGAGACCGTCGCCATCCTCGGGCCGAACGGCGCCGGAAAATCCACGCTCCTCGGGGTGCTCGCCGGCCTGGTGCGCCCGGAAACCGGTCGGGCCGCACTCGCCGGGCGCGCCCTCTTCCGTTTGGGATCAGAGTCGGCCGACGATCAGCACGGTCACGCGTCCCGGGAATTCGCCGCGCCGGGCGGCTCCCGCACCGGCCGCCCCCAAGACACCTGGCTGCCGCCGCATGCCCGCGGTGTCGCGCTCCTCGCCCAGGATGCCCTGCTCTTTCCCCACCTGAGCAGCGCCGCCAATGTGGCCTTCGGCCCGCGAAGTGCCGGGGCAACCCGGCGAGAGGCCCAGGCCAGGGCGCTCCACTGGCTGGGTGAGGTCGATGCAACCGACCTCGCCGCACGCCGCCCGGCACGGCTCTCGGGCGGGCAGGCGCAGCGGGTGGCCGTCGCCCGTGCCCTCGCCGCGGAGCCGCAACTCTTGTTGCTCGACGAGCCACTCGCCGCGCTCGACGTGGCCGCGGCGCCCGTGCTACGGCGCATGCTCCGCCGGGTGCTCGCCGACCAGACCGTGCTCATCGTGACCCACGACGTGCTCGACGCCCTCACCCTCGCGGACCGGGTCGTGGTGATGCACGAGGGGCGCATCATCGAACAGGGTCCCACCCGCGATGTTCTCGAGCGCCCCCGCACGCGTTTCACCGCCGACCTCGCTGCCCTTAACCTCATCACCGGAACGAACACGCACGCCGGTGTGGTGATGGATGCCGACGCAACCGTCATCCTGCCCTGCCCCTCCGGCGCCCCGGCCGACATGCCGGCAGGTTCGCGCGTCGGTGTGGCCGTTCGTCCCGCGAACGTGCTCGTCTCGCTCACCGAACCCCGGGGCCCGAATCTCACGGTGCTGCCCGCGCTTGTGCGCGACCTTGAGCCTCGCGGCGACGTCGTGCGGGTACGCTCCGACGGACTCTTCGCCGATCTCACTCCCCGGGTGATCGCCGATCTCGATCTCGGGCCGGGCATCCGCGCCTACTTTTCGTTCGCCGCTGTCGACGCCGTCACTTACCCCCTCTGA
- a CDS encoding TOBE domain-containing protein, with translation MAQYRISEAAQLLGVSDDTVRRWVDAGRMDAAVDSAGRLAIDGAQLAAFAVEQASALADPSLVGRSARNRFVGIVTAITMDTVMAQVELQCGAHRVVSLMSSEAVRELGLEIGSLSVAVIKATNVIVETPARPA, from the coding sequence ATGGCTCAGTATCGAATCAGTGAGGCGGCCCAGCTCCTGGGCGTCAGTGATGACACCGTGCGTCGCTGGGTTGATGCCGGTCGAATGGATGCCGCGGTGGATTCCGCCGGTCGTCTCGCGATTGACGGCGCCCAACTCGCCGCCTTCGCAGTGGAACAGGCGAGCGCACTTGCCGACCCTTCCCTCGTGGGGCGCAGTGCTCGCAATCGTTTTGTGGGAATCGTGACCGCGATCACCATGGACACCGTCATGGCCCAGGTCGAGTTGCAGTGCGGTGCGCACCGCGTGGTCTCGCTCATGTCGAGCGAGGCCGTGCGTGAGCTCGGCCTCGAAATCGGCTCGCTCAGCGTGGCCGTGATCAAGGCCACGAACGTGATCGTCGAAACCCCGGCCCGCCCGGCATGA
- a CDS encoding MogA/MoaB family molybdenum cofactor biosynthesis protein: protein MKTQLKLGAEVHTVVITVSDRCARGERPDLSGPAAVTALADAGIPCGPARVVPDGAESVTGAIAAALADGARLVITSGGTGVSARDLTPEGTWPVLRIALPGIAERLRAQSASTIPTAVLSRGLSGVADSAGNAGALVVNLPGSTGGVRDGVALVAPLVRHILDQLDGGDH from the coding sequence GTGAAAACACAGCTCAAGCTCGGGGCCGAAGTACACACGGTCGTCATCACGGTGTCCGACCGGTGTGCCCGCGGCGAACGACCAGACCTCTCCGGCCCCGCCGCCGTGACCGCCCTCGCCGATGCGGGGATTCCCTGCGGCCCGGCCCGCGTCGTGCCCGACGGTGCCGAAAGCGTCACCGGCGCCATCGCGGCGGCGCTCGCTGACGGTGCCCGCCTCGTGATCACGAGCGGCGGCACGGGCGTGAGCGCCCGTGACCTCACCCCAGAGGGCACCTGGCCTGTGCTACGGATTGCGCTGCCCGGCATCGCCGAGCGGCTGCGCGCGCAGAGCGCCAGCACGATCCCCACCGCGGTCCTGTCCCGTGGATTGTCGGGCGTGGCCGACTCAGCCGGAAACGCCGGCGCCCTCGTCGTGAACCTCCCCGGATCCACTGGTGGCGTGCGCGACGGCGTCGCCCTCGTTGCCCCGCTTGTGCGTCACATTCTCGACCAGCTCGACGGCGGCGACCACTGA
- a CDS encoding MoaD/ThiS family protein, with protein sequence MATIRFFAGAAEAADADGANVNAGTIGELRAALVQRYGPEFARVLGLCSLLVNGSRATDDAAHLAETDSVDVLPPFAGG encoded by the coding sequence ATGGCCACCATACGATTCTTCGCCGGAGCCGCCGAGGCCGCCGACGCCGACGGTGCGAACGTCAACGCCGGCACGATCGGCGAGCTGCGGGCCGCGCTCGTGCAGCGCTACGGACCCGAATTCGCCCGCGTTCTCGGCCTCTGCTCACTTCTCGTCAACGGCTCACGGGCCACGGATGACGCGGCGCACCTCGCCGAGACCGATTCCGTTGACGTGCTGCCCCCCTTCGCCGGCGGCTAG
- the glp gene encoding gephyrin-like molybdotransferase Glp codes for MAEQLAAVLAECHVLAPTQVSLDDVRGLVLAEDIHSATATPPFDNSAMDGYAVRRADVLLASPTNPITLPVIADLAAGTAENPFIEPGRTARIMTGAPLPDGADAIVPIEGTDQGTEWVTITVAPKEHAHIRRAGEDAHAGDTVLHAGSVLWPTRIAAAASAGTSVVLAHPAPRVAVISTGSELVTPGDSTRRGQIPDSNSFLLAAAVAEAGGIPIRVGAVPDDERTLRELLSSLAETVDAIVLSGGVSVGAYDVVKAVLAPLGTVRFGPVKMQPGKPQGFGRWPMPADSANGSAPDPAGELNDDPSATPGRPARPGPVIFALPGNPVSAYVSFEVFVRPALRRMLGRTDLHRPTITATVDRGWRSPPGRAQYMPVIIDRDGERTLVRPAAAGGSGSHLVAGLGQATGLAIVSESSTQISDGDLVTVMLTS; via the coding sequence GTGGCCGAGCAGCTGGCGGCCGTGCTCGCCGAGTGCCATGTGTTGGCGCCCACGCAGGTGTCGCTCGACGACGTGCGTGGGCTGGTGCTCGCCGAAGACATCCACAGCGCCACCGCAACTCCCCCCTTCGACAATTCGGCGATGGACGGCTACGCCGTGCGTCGCGCTGACGTGCTGCTCGCGAGCCCCACGAACCCGATCACGCTGCCCGTGATCGCCGACCTCGCCGCCGGTACCGCCGAGAACCCCTTCATCGAACCCGGCCGAACGGCACGCATCATGACCGGGGCGCCGCTGCCCGATGGGGCGGACGCGATCGTTCCGATCGAAGGCACCGACCAAGGGACCGAGTGGGTCACCATCACCGTTGCTCCCAAGGAGCACGCGCACATTCGTCGCGCCGGCGAAGACGCGCACGCCGGCGACACGGTGCTGCATGCTGGATCGGTGCTCTGGCCCACGCGGATAGCGGCGGCGGCGAGCGCCGGGACGTCCGTCGTCCTCGCCCACCCGGCGCCCCGGGTAGCCGTGATCTCCACGGGGAGCGAGCTCGTGACTCCCGGTGATTCCACCCGGCGCGGGCAGATTCCCGATTCGAACTCCTTTCTCCTCGCCGCAGCCGTTGCCGAGGCCGGCGGCATCCCCATTCGCGTTGGCGCGGTTCCCGACGATGAGCGCACGCTGCGGGAACTCCTGTCGTCACTGGCCGAAACGGTCGACGCGATCGTGCTTTCCGGGGGTGTGAGCGTGGGCGCCTACGACGTCGTGAAGGCCGTGCTCGCCCCGCTCGGCACCGTTCGATTCGGACCGGTGAAGATGCAACCGGGCAAGCCGCAGGGTTTCGGCCGCTGGCCGATGCCCGCCGACTCCGCAAACGGCAGCGCACCCGACCCAGCGGGCGAGCTGAATGATGATCCCTCGGCAACGCCCGGCAGACCGGCCCGCCCCGGTCCGGTCATCTTTGCGCTACCCGGCAACCCGGTGAGCGCTTACGTGTCCTTCGAGGTCTTCGTGCGCCCGGCCCTGCGCCGGATGCTTGGACGCACCGACCTGCACCGCCCGACCATCACCGCAACCGTCGACCGGGGCTGGCGCTCGCCTCCCGGACGCGCGCAGTACATGCCCGTGATCATCGACCGCGACGGCGAACGCACCCTCGTGCGCCCGGCCGCGGCCGGCGGCTCCGGATCACACCTCGTGGCTGGACTCGGCCAGGCGACCGGGCTGGCAATCGTTTCGGAAAGTTCGACTCAGATTAGCGACGGTGACCTCGTGACTGTCATGCTGACATCATGA
- a CDS encoding ThiF family adenylyltransferase has protein sequence MAIPPLVEPVDRLSAAESVRTARQRRLPQLNELGQRRLANARILVLGAGGLGSPALLYLAAAGVGTIGIVDDDDVEPSNLQRQIVHGVTDVGRPKVASAAEAIARIAPEATVIQHSERLVAQNAAAILGNYDVIIDGTDNFPTRFLVNDTCAALGIPLVWASVLRFDAQLTVFWANPPAGSGITGVHLRDLFPTPPAEGEVPNCADAGVLGALCGQVGSLMATETIKLVTGIGSPLIGRVLVIDALSGRFSEVPLVGTGIAAAPLPGESPVPEASGVPEITTPELVARLAARSAGLDDFLVVDVREPSEHAETAIPDARLLPLDSILTAQGQASLPRDLPLVVHCHTGTRANRAAIALREAGFTDVCVLTGGIVAWNDAAAVAADAT, from the coding sequence ATGGCTATCCCCCCTCTCGTCGAGCCCGTTGACCGGCTCAGCGCCGCCGAATCCGTTCGCACCGCCCGCCAGCGGCGCCTGCCCCAGCTCAACGAACTCGGTCAGCGCCGACTGGCGAACGCGCGCATCCTCGTGCTCGGCGCGGGCGGGCTCGGATCGCCCGCGCTCCTCTACCTGGCTGCGGCCGGCGTGGGCACCATCGGCATCGTCGACGACGACGACGTGGAGCCGAGCAATCTGCAGCGCCAAATCGTGCACGGCGTCACCGACGTCGGGCGTCCCAAGGTCGCCAGCGCCGCGGAGGCCATCGCCCGCATCGCCCCCGAAGCCACCGTGATCCAGCACAGCGAACGCCTGGTGGCCCAGAACGCCGCCGCCATCCTGGGCAATTACGACGTGATCATCGACGGCACCGACAACTTCCCCACCAGGTTCCTCGTGAACGACACCTGCGCGGCGCTCGGGATTCCACTCGTATGGGCATCCGTTCTGCGTTTCGACGCCCAACTCACCGTGTTCTGGGCCAACCCGCCCGCCGGGAGCGGTATCACCGGCGTGCACCTGCGTGACCTGTTCCCGACCCCGCCCGCCGAGGGAGAGGTGCCCAACTGCGCCGACGCGGGAGTGCTCGGCGCCCTGTGCGGCCAGGTGGGCTCGCTCATGGCGACCGAGACCATCAAACTCGTCACGGGCATCGGCTCCCCCCTGATCGGACGGGTGCTCGTGATCGACGCACTCTCCGGACGATTCAGCGAGGTGCCGCTCGTGGGCACCGGAATCGCCGCGGCCCCACTGCCCGGCGAATCGCCCGTTCCCGAGGCGAGCGGCGTGCCCGAAATCACGACGCCGGAGCTGGTGGCACGGCTCGCCGCCCGGTCCGCGGGCCTCGACGACTTTCTCGTGGTCGATGTGCGCGAGCCCAGTGAGCATGCCGAAACGGCGATTCCGGATGCCCGACTCCTGCCGCTCGACAGCATCCTGACCGCCCAGGGCCAGGCGTCGCTCCCCCGCGACCTGCCCCTCGTCGTGCACTGCCATACGGGGACGCGCGCAAACCGGGCGGCGATCGCGCTGCGTGAGGCCGGGTTCACGGATGTGTGCGTACTCACCGGGGGGATCGTGGCGTGGAACGACGCCGCCGCTGTCGCCGCGGACGCGACGTAG
- the moaC gene encoding cyclic pyranopterin monophosphate synthase MoaC, with translation MNPAADGTPSAAPQPFTHLDATGQARMVDVTEKKPTVRSATAAGFVRCGEKVIAALRDGTAPKGDVLAVARIAGIQGAKKTPDLLPLAHVIGVHGAVVDLVVGDTGVDITATVRTADRTGVEMEALTAVSVAALAVVDMVKGLDKSVTIENVRLLAKTGGKSGDWHRAGE, from the coding sequence ATGAACCCTGCCGCCGACGGGACGCCCTCCGCGGCCCCCCAGCCCTTCACCCACCTGGATGCCACGGGCCAGGCCCGTATGGTCGACGTCACCGAGAAGAAGCCCACCGTTCGCAGCGCCACCGCCGCCGGCTTCGTTCGCTGTGGCGAGAAAGTCATCGCAGCGCTCCGCGACGGCACGGCGCCCAAGGGCGACGTGCTCGCCGTTGCCCGCATTGCCGGTATTCAGGGCGCCAAGAAGACCCCTGACCTGCTGCCCCTCGCTCACGTGATCGGCGTGCATGGCGCCGTCGTCGACCTCGTCGTGGGCGATACGGGCGTCGACATCACAGCCACGGTGCGCACCGCCGATCGCACGGGCGTGGAGATGGAGGCCCTGACGGCCGTGTCCGTCGCCGCCCTCGCCGTGGTTGACATGGTCAAGGGCCTCGACAAGTCCGTCACGATCGAAAACGTGCGCCTGCTCGCCAAAACCGGCGGCAAGTCAGGCGACTGGCACCGCGCAGGCGAGTAG
- a CDS encoding DUF6457 domain-containing protein: protein MTKPAPLAPEALDEWLVALAEELGLDPADVPVATLLDVARDVAHNVARPAAPLSTFLVGLAAARNGGSRDDIAAACASATELALSWTPEKL, encoded by the coding sequence ATGACGAAACCCGCCCCACTTGCCCCCGAGGCGCTCGACGAATGGCTCGTGGCCCTCGCCGAGGAGCTCGGGCTCGACCCGGCCGATGTTCCCGTCGCCACCCTGCTCGACGTGGCCCGTGACGTTGCCCACAACGTGGCTCGCCCGGCCGCGCCGCTGAGCACGTTCCTGGTTGGCCTCGCTGCCGCACGAAACGGTGGCAGCCGCGACGACATCGCGGCGGCCTGCGCATCGGCTACCGAGCTGGCCCTCTCCTGGACGCCGGAAAAGCTCTGA
- a CDS encoding molybdenum cofactor biosynthesis protein MoaE: MPGPGPTPNETAAPGFARVTDAPLDIGEHVAAVSTSACGAVVTFIGQVRDHDPDAVNRVVGLEYSAHPDAGRIIGEIAERMRAKHPLVNLAVSHRIGPLEVGDLALVAAAASAHRAVAFAACEDLVETVKADVPIWKKQHEIDGATSWVGLV; encoded by the coding sequence ATGCCCGGCCCAGGGCCAACGCCGAATGAGACGGCTGCTCCCGGTTTCGCCCGGGTGACGGATGCCCCCCTCGACATCGGGGAGCACGTCGCCGCGGTGTCCACGAGCGCCTGCGGCGCGGTGGTGACGTTCATCGGTCAGGTGCGCGACCACGACCCCGACGCCGTGAACCGCGTGGTCGGGCTGGAATACAGCGCGCACCCCGACGCGGGGCGCATCATTGGCGAGATTGCCGAACGGATGCGCGCGAAGCATCCGTTGGTGAACCTGGCGGTCAGCCACCGGATCGGCCCTCTTGAGGTGGGCGATCTGGCCCTCGTTGCCGCCGCGGCGAGTGCCCACCGGGCTGTGGCGTTCGCGGCCTGTGAGGATCTCGTGGAGACGGTGAAGGCCGACGTGCCCATTTGGAAGAAGCAGCATGAGATCGACGGCGCCACCTCCTGGGTGGGGCTGGTCTAG